One Eurosta solidaginis isolate ZX-2024a chromosome 5, ASM4086904v1, whole genome shotgun sequence DNA segment encodes these proteins:
- the LOC137252830 gene encoding succinate--CoA ligase [ADP/GDP-forming] subunit alpha, mitochondrial-like, protein MPKSKEIYKNKVLYKQHALEYGTKLVGCISLKKAGTTHLGLPVFASVAGAKKATDRPATVIYVVPPGAAAAILEALEAEMSLIFCITKVVRLVKPDCPGIIAPERVI, encoded by the exons atgccaaaatcaaaggaaatctacaaaaacaaggtactttacaagcaacatgctttggaatacggtaccaaactggttggatgtatttccctaaaaaaggctggaactacgcatcttggtttgccagtatttgcttcg gtagccggagcaaaaaaggcaactgatcggcctgcaactgttatttatgtggtgccaccgggagctgctgctgctatcctagaagcattagaagcagaaatgtctttgattttttgcatcaccaaagttgtGCGTCTAGTCaagcccgattgtccaggaatcatcgcaccagaaagg gtaatttga